A genomic stretch from Anaerolinea thermophila UNI-1 includes:
- a CDS encoding sensor histidine kinase, whose translation MLDRQYYENLRGALQKVADDLAIAAEADGAFIAILEEDQRFSPLLAGGRVTETERAVFMTSTLDPETDVLVYRMLGRPVTLISNLVETDPRVSPSVVTQLGVSAVVSVPVMREGRLAGLVLVVRRGQNDPFTHTEVRMVEWFATAIALALENARLYHETQARLAESQALHQVTLALLHKLELEEVLQIICDEALHLTHASGSAVALLEDDGWLRIPYSTGEVPEMKGRVRVDKSVIGSAVRKGEAVLVNHPAQENLSGLPMSVLAVPLRSQNRIVGVLQLVHQGQAFIPEDVRLIQIFADQAAVAIEHARLTRQVQEMAILEERHRLSRELHDSVNQLLYSIMLYSEATLRQMEQADWERARHHVERLRESAQEALKEMRMLIFELRPSILGQLGLRAALEQRLRSVEEQVGLNAALKWRVNSPLDKRLEETLYGIAQEALNNIVKHAQARNLFVHVVQSGQSLILRIEDDGVGMDVENLPPAGMGLKTMRERAEAAGGKLSLQSTPGQGTVVTFEVSL comes from the coding sequence ATGTTAGATCGCCAGTATTATGAAAATCTTCGCGGTGCGCTTCAAAAGGTTGCTGATGACCTGGCGATAGCCGCTGAGGCAGATGGAGCATTCATTGCCATTCTTGAAGAGGATCAGCGGTTTTCCCCTTTGCTGGCTGGGGGACGGGTTACAGAAACCGAACGGGCTGTCTTTATGACATCTACGCTCGACCCAGAAACGGATGTGCTGGTTTACCGTATGTTGGGGCGTCCGGTGACTCTCATTTCCAATCTGGTGGAAACTGATCCGCGTGTTTCGCCTTCGGTTGTCACTCAGTTGGGGGTGAGCGCGGTGGTATCCGTGCCGGTGATGCGGGAAGGGCGTCTGGCGGGGCTGGTTTTGGTGGTGCGGCGTGGACAGAATGACCCCTTTACCCATACCGAAGTGCGCATGGTGGAGTGGTTTGCCACTGCCATTGCTCTGGCATTAGAAAATGCACGTTTGTACCATGAAACTCAAGCACGGCTTGCGGAGAGTCAGGCGCTTCATCAGGTAACGCTGGCGCTTTTACATAAACTGGAATTGGAAGAAGTACTTCAGATTATTTGTGATGAAGCCCTGCATTTGACCCATGCTTCCGGGAGTGCTGTCGCTCTCCTGGAAGATGATGGCTGGTTGCGCATCCCTTATTCCACGGGAGAGGTTCCTGAGATGAAGGGCAGGGTCAGGGTAGATAAATCGGTGATTGGCTCGGCAGTGCGCAAGGGAGAAGCGGTACTGGTGAATCATCCAGCCCAGGAAAACCTCAGTGGTTTGCCAATGTCCGTTCTGGCTGTGCCGCTCCGCTCGCAAAACAGGATTGTGGGGGTGTTGCAGTTAGTTCATCAGGGGCAGGCTTTCATTCCTGAAGATGTGCGTCTGATTCAAATTTTCGCCGATCAGGCGGCAGTCGCCATAGAACACGCGCGTCTTACCCGTCAGGTGCAGGAAATGGCGATCCTGGAAGAACGCCATCGCCTTTCTCGAGAACTTCATGACTCAGTGAATCAATTGCTTTACAGCATCATGTTGTATTCGGAAGCCACGCTTCGCCAGATGGAGCAAGCCGATTGGGAGCGTGCGCGTCATCATGTCGAGCGCCTGCGTGAATCGGCACAGGAAGCTCTTAAAGAGATGCGCATGCTCATCTTTGAGTTGCGTCCCTCCATTTTGGGACAATTGGGACTGAGAGCTGCGCTGGAACAGCGATTGCGCTCGGTAGAGGAACAGGTGGGTTTAAATGCGGCGTTGAAGTGGCGGGTGAATTCGCCGCTGGATAAACGTCTGGAAGAAACGCTTTACGGCATTGCTCAGGAAGCCCTGAACAATATTGTGAAACATGCTCAAGCCCGCAACCTGTTTGTACATGTGGTGCAAAGCGGGCAGTCTTTGATTCTGAGGATTGAGGATGATGGTGTGGGAATGGATGTGGAGAATCTCCCTCCTGCAGGGATGGGGCTGAAAACCATGCGTGAACGCGCCGAAGCCGCAGGGGGAAAACTCAGCCTTCAGAGCACTCCAGGACAGGGAACAGTGGTTA